One window of the Hippoglossus hippoglossus isolate fHipHip1 chromosome 9, fHipHip1.pri, whole genome shotgun sequence genome contains the following:
- the rtn4r gene encoding reticulon-4 receptor has protein sequence MKTVIIDGGRLLFLVMWLHLVPQTDSCPAKCVCYSEPRPTVACQQQGLFSIPTEIPVRSQRIFLQTNKLTVVRSTSFSSCHNLTVLWMYSNNISYIEAGAFFGLERLEELDIGDNSNLRIISPTAFRGLTKLHTLHLHRCGLSELPIGVFRGMFSLQYLYLQDNNILTLHDDTFLDLANLTYLYLHNNKIKIVTDNMLRGLINLDRLLLHENRVIFVQPRAFTDLGKLKSLFLFFNNLTILSGETMDPLVSLQYLRLNGNQWICDCRARTLWDWFKRFKGSSSELECNVPEFLAGKDLKRLKSEDLEGCVEMPQIQTSLFSSKAQSGKFPSTENPLGETIPRCCLGDNDKSSILSGKSRQITNNPLKEKENMSKTKYKDPERTKNETQNKQNDGPLGTLSNTLDESLENLSPDLIDNTESSTASNKKKKKCSKKPKSDTHCIKGRGATLQVLHFLFIPAIWISLAMS, from the coding sequence ggGGGAGACTACTGTTTCTGGTGATGTGGCTGCACCTTGTGCCTCAAACTGACAGCTGCCCTGCCAAGTGTGTTTGCTACAGTGAGCCCAGGCCCACAGTGGCCTGCCAGCAACAAGGACTGTTTTCCATCCCCACTGAGATCCCCGTGCGGAGCCAGCGGATATTCCTCCAGACCAACAAGCTAACGGTGGTGCGGTCCACCAGCTTCAGCTCTTGCCACAATCTCACTGTCCTCTGGATGTACTCCAACAACATCAGCTACATTGAGGCAGGGGCCTTCTTTGGCCTGGAAAGACTGGAGGAACTGGACATAGGAGACAACAGCAACCTCCGCATCATCAGCCCTACGGCCTTTCGGGGCTTAACTAAGCTGCACACCCTCCACCTGCACAGGTGTGGCCTGTCAGAGCTCCCTATTGGGGTTTTCCGAGGAATGTTCTCCCTACAGTACCTTTACCTGCAGGATAATAACATTCTTACCCTGCATGATGACACTTTTCTGGACCTTGCCAACCTCACTTATCTCTACCTGCACAATAACAAGATCAAGATCGTAACGGACAACATGTTACGAGGCTTAATCAATCTGGATAGGCTACTGCTACATGAGAATCGGGTTATCTTTGTACAACCCAGGGCTTTTACTGATCTGGGTAAGCTGAAATCcctgttcttgttttttaacaatCTTACCATCCTGTCAGGGGAGACCATGGACCCGCTGGTGTCCCTCCAGTATTTGCGTTTAAATGGGAACCAGTGGATCTGCGACTGCCGGGCGAGGACCTTGTGGGACTGGTTCAAGCGTTTCAAAGGTTCCAGCTCTGAGTTGGAGTGCAACGTTCCCGAATTCCTGGCAGGAAAAGACTTGAAACGTCTGAAAAGTGAGGACTTGGAGGGGTGTGTGGAAATGCCTCAAATCCAGACCAGTCTCTTCAGCTCCAAGGCACAGTCTGGGAAATTCCCCTCCACTGAAAATCCTCTGGGAGAAACCATTCCCAGGTGTTGTCTCGGAGATAACGACAAGTCCTCTATCCTGTCTGGCAAGAGCCGCCAAATCACTAACAACCCCCTGAAGGAAAAGGAGAACATGTCCAAGACTAAATATAAAGACCCAGAACGAACAAAAAATGAGACCCAGAACAAGCAGAATGATGGTCCGCTGGGAACCTTGTCCAACACCCTGGACGAGTCCTTGGAAAATCTAAGCCCAGACCTCATAGACAATACGGAATCATCCACAGcgtcaaataaaaagaaaaagaagtgttCCAAAAAGCCAAAGTCAGACACCCACTGCATCAAAGGCCGGGGCGCCACTTTACAAGTTCTTCACTTTCTCTTCATTCCCGCGATCTGGATATCTCTAGCCATGTCTTAG